GGTGGCCACCTCCGGCCTGTGGACCGCGGACGACGACCTCGACATGATCGACATGGGGGTGGCCGCCTCGGCCGCGCCGGTCGAGCTGGTGCCGGCCGCCCGGGCCGCCGCCGACGACCTGCCGCGGTACCTGGGGAGTGCCGGATATCACCCGACCGGCCTGCCGGAGCTGCGCGCGGCGGTCGCGGACAACTACACGGCCCGCGGCGTGCCCACGTCGGCCGAGCAGATCCTGATCACCAGCGGCACCCAGCAGGCGCTCGACCTGGTGCTCCGGCTCTCCGTGCCGGCCGGCGCGCCGGTTCTGGTGGAGACGCCGACCTATCCGAACGCGCTGGCGGCGCTCTCCGCCCGGCGGGCCCGGATCAGCACGCACGGGCTGGACACCGCGACGGGCTGGGACGGTGAGATGCTGCTCGGCGCGCTGCGGCAGACACGGCCCCGGCTGGCCTACATGATCCCCGAGTTCCACAACCCGACCGGCCACCTGATGCCGGTCGAGCTGCGCGAACGGATGGTCGCCGCGGCACATGCCGGTGGCACCGATCTGGTCGTCGACGAGTCCTTCGTGGATCTGCCGCTGGACGACCCGGAGATGCCGCCGCCGGTGGCGATGTTCGACCGGCACTCGCGGGTGATGTCGATCGGCGGGATGAGCAAGCCGTACTGGGGCGGGCTTCGGATCGGCTGGGTGCGCGCGTCCGCCCCGATGGTGCAGCGGCTCGCGGCGATCCGGGTCGGGGTGGACATGGCCAGCCCGGTGCTGGAGCAGCTGGTCGCGGTGCACCTGCTGAGCCAGGCGCCGACGATTGTCGAGGCGCGCCGGGCGCAGCTGCGGTTCCGGCGGGACGCGCTGGTCACGGCGCTGCGGGAGCAACTGCCGGAGTGGCGGTTCTTCGTGCCGGGCGGCGGGGTGACGCTCTGGGTGGAGCTGGACGGGCCGATCTCCAGCGCCCTGTCCCGGGCCGCCGAGGAGGTGGGTGTCCGGTTGGCGCCGGGGCCGCGGTTCGGGCTGGACGGGACGTTGGAGCGTTTCCTGCGGCTGCCGTTCACGCTGGCGGCCGACGACCTGACCGAGGCGGTGCGGCGGATCGCGTCGGTCCGCCACGACCTGGACCGGGCGGCGCGCCCGGCCTGGCGCACCCCGGCCGTGATCGCCTAGGCCTGTCCTGCCGATCAAGCGAGTGCGAGGCGAGGTCCAGGTGGTGGCGGCCGACGCCAGGCGCCACCTGGGCCACGCCGCAGCCCCGCTTGATCGGCAGGACAGGCCTAGGGAGCCTGGTAGAGGCCGAACAGGTTGCCGTCGGTGTCCCGGAGGGTGGCGATCAGCGGGCCGCCGACGTCGTGCACCGGGATCTCCTCGGTCGCGCCGGTCGCGATCAGCGAGGCCATCTCCGCGTGGATGTCGCCGGTGTGCCAGTACACGATCGGGCCGGCGGCCACGTCGCCGTGCGGGTCGAGGCCCAGCTCGGGGCCGCCCTCCGGGCGGAAGCCGACGTAGTAGGGCGCGTCGGCGTACGGTTCGGTGCCGAGCAGCCGGGTGTACAGGGCCTTGGCGGCGTCCAGATCCTTGACCGGGACGGTGATCGTGCGGATCGGCATGGCCTCACCGTATGCCGGGGCGGCGGTGCGCGACGGCCGGATCACCACGATGGTTTTCCGCGACCACCCACGGACGTCGCCCTTTCGGGCTGAGCGTTCTGGACGCGTCAGCGGCCAGCTCAGCCCGGAAGGGTCCCTGGCGGGAGCGACGATCGGTGATCAGCGCGGCCCGAGTGGATATCTTGAAGTTGATCTGCGAAAACGCGAAGAAGGCCGCCTTCCCGATGGAAAGCGGCCTTCCGGCAAAACTACTCAGATCTGCGCGAGGCTGCCCTTGTACATCTCGTCGATCTGCTCGGCGAAGTTCGTCTCGACGCTGCGCCGCTTGATCTTCATGGACGGCGTCACCTCGCCCGCCTCGATGCTCAGGTCGCGCGGCAGGATGCTGAACTTCTTGACCGTCTCCCAGCGGTTGAGCTTGCTGTTGAGCTCGGCCAGGTATCCCTCGACCAGGGCGTGCGTCTCCGGCGCGGCGACGATCTCGGCGTAGCTCTTGCCGGCCAGCGGGCCGCCGGCGGCCCAGGTGACGATCGCCTCCTCGTCGAGGGCGATCAGCATGGTGACGAAGTTGCGGGACTGGCCGATGACGATCGCCTGGGAGGTGTAGGGGCACACCGCCTTGAACGCGCCCTCGATCGCGCTCGGCGCGATGAACTTGCCGCCGGACGTCTTGACCAGGTCCTTCTTGCGGTCGGTGATTTTCAGGAAGCCGTCCGCGTCGAGCTCGCCGATGTCGCCGGTGCGCAGGAAGCCGTCGTCGGTGAACGCCTCCTTGGTGGCCTCCGGCAGGTTGTGGTAGCCCCGCATCACCGGGGCGCCGCGCATCAGCACCTCGCCGTCGGCGTCGATGCGGACCTCCAGGTCGCCGATCGCCTCGCCGACCGTGCCGATCTTGAGGCGGCCGTTGCGGTTCACGAAGTTCGCCGCGGAGGCCTCGGTCATGCCGTAGCCCTCCAGGATCGGCAGGTTGGCCGCGGCGAAGAACTCGGAGATGTCCCGGCTGAGCGCGGCCGAGCCGCTGACCAGCACCCGCAGCCGGCCGCCGAGCCGGTCCTGGAGCTTCTTGAAGACCAGCCGTTCGGCCACCGCGTACTGCGCCGCGAGGACCGCGCCGACCGGCTTGCCGGCCTGCTCCAGGGCGACCTTGCGCTTGCCGGTCCGGACCGCCCAGGTGAAGATTTTCGCCTTGGCGCCACCGCCGGCCAGGCCGCTCGTGACGGTCTTGTTGTAGACCTTCTCGAAGATGCGGGGGGCGGCGCACATCAGCGTCGGGCGGATCAGCGCCAGCTTGTCGACCAGTTTGTCCACCCGGCCGTCGACGTAGGTGGGTACGCCGACGTGCAGGATGCCGCAGAGCAGCGTCTTGCCGAACGCGTGCGACATCGGCAGCCACAGGTAGTGCAGGTCGTCGGGGGAGAACAGGCCCAAGTCGTTCTGCGCGACGCCCTCCCAGGTCCAGCCGCGGTGCAGCAGCTCGACGCCCTTGGGCCGGCCGGTGGTGCCGGAGGTGTAGATCAGCGTGGCGATGTGGTCCGGCGTGAGCTGGGCGATCACGTCGTCGATCAGGCTCGGCTCGCGCCGCAGCGCCGCGGCGCCCAGCTCCTCGAGCTCGGCCAGGGTGATCTGCGGCGGGGTGGCGCCGGCGTCGGCCGGGCCGTCGATCAGCACCACCTTGGTGATCGAGGTCTCCGCGCCGGAGATCTTCATCGCCTGCTTCGGGTTCTCCGCGATCAGCACCTTGGACCCGGAGTCGGCCACGATGAACGTGGTGTCCTCGGGCTCGGTGGTCGGGTAGACCGTGGTGGCGGCCGCGCCGGCCACGTTGATGCCGAGATCGGCCAGGATCCACTCCAGGCGAGTGCCGGAGAGGATCGCGACCCGGTCCTCCAGCCCGACGCCGAGCTCGCGCAGACCGGCCGCGATGGCCTTGGTGCGCTCGCCCACCTGCCGCCAGGTCAGCCAGTCCATGCCGGTGTCATCCGCGTTCGGACCGGCGAACGCCTGCGCGTCCGGGGTCTTCGCCACGCGCTGGAAGAGCATGTCCGGGATCGACCGGTAGGGAACCTCAAGAGCCATCAGGCGCCGCCTTAACCTGAACAGGGGGACGTAACGTCGTTGTTACCGCACAGTAATGCGGTGGCGGTGACACGGGAAGAGTGCCCCGGCAACTGGCGTCAATCCTAGTCGTTACCGTGACCGCATGACGTTTCTGGTTATCGGCGGGACCGGGATCGACACCGTGGTTCCGGTGGCCGGCCTGCCGGTGCTCGGCGCCGACTCCGCGCGGCCGCGAGGACCCATCACGGACCACGTCTCGCACACCGGCACCTGCGTGGCGCTCGGGCTGCGCGCGCTCGGCGAGCCGGTGCGGGTGATCGACACGCTCGGTGACGACGAGCCGGGGCGGCGGATCGCCGAGGCGTTCCAGAAGTGGGAGATCCCGCTGGTCGCGGCGCCGGCGCCGGCCGGGACCCGGCGCGCGGTCAACCTGATGAGCCCGGACGGGCGGCGGCTCTCCCTGTACGACGGGCGCGACGTCCCCGGATACCGGCTGCCGGAGTCGTACTACGTGCCGCTGCCGGCCGGGATCCGGCACGTGCACGTGACGATCATGGACTGGGCCCGGCACCTGCTCCCGTCGCTGCGGGCGGCCGGGGTGACCGTCTCGACCGACCTGCACGACTGGGACGGGACGAATCCGTACCACCTGGAGTTCGCCCGCCAGGCCGACCTGGTCTTCGTCAGCGGGGTGCAGCTGGCCGGCCGGGTCCCGGCCGACCGGGTGGTGGTCACCCACGGCGCCGGCGGCGCCGACCTGATCACCCCGGATGGGGTGACGCACCGGGACGCGGTCGACCCGCTCGCGCCGATCGTGGACACCAACGGGGCCGGGGACGCGTTCGCCGCCGCCTTCCTGGCCGCCTGGACGGCGGGGAAGAGCGACGGCGAATGTCTCGACGACGGGGTGATCGCCGGGGCCTACGCCTGCACCAAGCCGGTGGGAGTGGACTCCTTCATCACCCGGGACGAGCTGGTCAGGCGACGCCGCCGCTGAGCAGCGACACCCCTGGGCCGCTGATCACCGCGACCGCGGCGAGCGCCAGCAACAGCGCCGCGAACATGCCACGCCGGATCCTCATGCCAATCCTCCGGTACGAAGTGGACTAAAGATGAGCTGAGCGTAAGCGCCGGAATACCTGCCGCGGGTATATCGGATTGTCTATACCGTCTAGGCGTGGATCTGGTCATCGACGGACACACGACCGCCGCGGTGTACAAGGCGCTGCGCGCGGCCGTCGCGGACGGCCGGCTGCCGGCCGGGCACCGGTTGCCGGCCAGCCGGGTGCTCGCCGCCGACCTGGGCGTCTCCCGGGGCAGCGTGGCCGGCGCCTACGAGCGGCTGGTCGCCGAGGGGCACCTGACCGCCCGGGTCGGCGCCGGCACGTTCGTGGCCGCGGCGCGGGCGCCACGCCAGCCGCCGCGGTCCGTCCCGGACCCGCTGCGCCCGCGCGCCGGGTGGACCTTCGA
Above is a genomic segment from Actinoplanes ianthinogenes containing:
- a CDS encoding PLP-dependent aminotransferase family protein, which translates into the protein MTTSVRGDQLARLLGRWHSLPGRHRSPDYAALAAAVRGLLSDGRLALGVRLPAERELAEALAVSRTTVSAAYRALRETGHLTSRRGAGSWTTLPNGHRVATSGLWTADDDLDMIDMGVAASAAPVELVPAARAAADDLPRYLGSAGYHPTGLPELRAAVADNYTARGVPTSAEQILITSGTQQALDLVLRLSVPAGAPVLVETPTYPNALAALSARRARISTHGLDTATGWDGEMLLGALRQTRPRLAYMIPEFHNPTGHLMPVELRERMVAAAHAGGTDLVVDESFVDLPLDDPEMPPPVAMFDRHSRVMSIGGMSKPYWGGLRIGWVRASAPMVQRLAAIRVGVDMASPVLEQLVAVHLLSQAPTIVEARRAQLRFRRDALVTALREQLPEWRFFVPGGGVTLWVELDGPISSALSRAAEEVGVRLAPGPRFGLDGTLERFLRLPFTLAADDLTEAVRRIASVRHDLDRAARPAWRTPAVIA
- a CDS encoding VOC family protein; translation: MPIRTITVPVKDLDAAKALYTRLLGTEPYADAPYYVGFRPEGGPELGLDPHGDVAAGPIVYWHTGDIHAEMASLIATGATEEIPVHDVGGPLIATLRDTDGNLFGLYQAP
- a CDS encoding AMP-dependent synthetase/ligase: MALEVPYRSIPDMLFQRVAKTPDAQAFAGPNADDTGMDWLTWRQVGERTKAIAAGLRELGVGLEDRVAILSGTRLEWILADLGINVAGAAATTVYPTTEPEDTTFIVADSGSKVLIAENPKQAMKISGAETSITKVVLIDGPADAGATPPQITLAELEELGAAALRREPSLIDDVIAQLTPDHIATLIYTSGTTGRPKGVELLHRGWTWEGVAQNDLGLFSPDDLHYLWLPMSHAFGKTLLCGILHVGVPTYVDGRVDKLVDKLALIRPTLMCAAPRIFEKVYNKTVTSGLAGGGAKAKIFTWAVRTGKRKVALEQAGKPVGAVLAAQYAVAERLVFKKLQDRLGGRLRVLVSGSAALSRDISEFFAAANLPILEGYGMTEASAANFVNRNGRLKIGTVGEAIGDLEVRIDADGEVLMRGAPVMRGYHNLPEATKEAFTDDGFLRTGDIGELDADGFLKITDRKKDLVKTSGGKFIAPSAIEGAFKAVCPYTSQAIVIGQSRNFVTMLIALDEEAIVTWAAGGPLAGKSYAEIVAAPETHALVEGYLAELNSKLNRWETVKKFSILPRDLSIEAGEVTPSMKIKRRSVETNFAEQIDEMYKGSLAQI
- a CDS encoding carbohydrate kinase family protein, which translates into the protein MTFLVIGGTGIDTVVPVAGLPVLGADSARPRGPITDHVSHTGTCVALGLRALGEPVRVIDTLGDDEPGRRIAEAFQKWEIPLVAAPAPAGTRRAVNLMSPDGRRLSLYDGRDVPGYRLPESYYVPLPAGIRHVHVTIMDWARHLLPSLRAAGVTVSTDLHDWDGTNPYHLEFARQADLVFVSGVQLAGRVPADRVVVTHGAGGADLITPDGVTHRDAVDPLAPIVDTNGAGDAFAAAFLAAWTAGKSDGECLDDGVIAGAYACTKPVGVDSFITRDELVRRRRR